In Methanocaldococcus sp., the following proteins share a genomic window:
- a CDS encoding elongation factor EF-2 → MGKRAKMIAKIKELMEKYDRIRNIGICAHIDHGKTTLSDNLLAGAGMISKELAGEQLALDFDEEEAQRGITIFAANVSMVHTYEGKEYLINLIDTPGHVDFGGDVTRAMRAIDGAIVVVCAVEGVMPQTETVLRQALRERVKPVLFINKVDRLINELKLTPEELQNRFIKIINDINNLIKKMAPEEFKDKWLVRVEDGSVAFGSAYHNWAISVPFMKKSGITFKDIIKYCEEDRQKELAEKAPLHEVVLDMVIKHLPSPPEAQKYRIPHLWKGDLNSDVGKAMLNCDPNGPLAGVITKIIVDKHAGAVSVCRLFSGRVRQGDEVYMVNSQQKAKIQQVSVFMGPERIPVESISAGNICALVGLKEASAGETICSPDKIIEPFEAITHISEPVITVAIEAKNTKDLPKLIEVLRQVAREDPTVRVEINEETGEHLLSGMGELHIEIITKLKIERDAGIPVEVGQPIVVYRETVTGKSPIVESKSPNKHNKLYFVVEPLEEGVLQAYKEGKIPDVDTKRKLDDKIVQELIKAGMDPEEAKRVMCIYEGNVLVNMTRGIVHLDEVKELIIQGFKEAMRNGPLAGEKCQGVKVKLIDAVLHEDAIHRGPAQIIPAARFGIRDAMMQANPVLLEPMQYVYINTPQDYMGAAMREISNRRGQILDMEQEGDMTIIKAKCPVAEMFGFAGAIRGATQGRCLWSIEFAGYERVPREMQEQLIRQIRERKGLKTE, encoded by the coding sequence ATGGGAAAAAGAGCAAAAATGATTGCTAAAATTAAGGAATTGATGGAAAAGTATGATAGAATTAGAAACATTGGAATCTGTGCTCACATTGACCACGGTAAAACTACATTGTCAGATAACTTATTGGCTGGAGCAGGAATGATTTCAAAAGAATTGGCTGGGGAACAGTTGGCATTAGACTTTGATGAAGAAGAGGCTCAAAGAGGAATTACAATATTCGCAGCAAACGTTTCAATGGTTCACACTTATGAAGGAAAAGAGTATTTAATTAACTTAATTGATACTCCTGGACACGTTGATTTCGGTGGAGACGTTACAAGGGCTATGAGAGCAATTGATGGAGCAATTGTCGTAGTTTGTGCAGTAGAAGGAGTTATGCCACAAACAGAGACAGTATTAAGACAGGCATTAAGAGAGAGAGTTAAGCCAGTTTTATTCATAAACAAGGTAGATAGATTAATTAATGAGTTAAAATTAACACCTGAAGAATTACAAAACAGATTTATTAAGATTATCAATGACATTAACAACCTAATTAAGAAGATGGCTCCTGAGGAATTCAAGGATAAGTGGTTAGTAAGAGTTGAAGACGGTAGTGTTGCTTTTGGTTCAGCATATCACAACTGGGCAATTTCTGTACCATTTATGAAAAAGAGTGGAATAACATTTAAAGACATAATTAAATATTGTGAAGAAGACAGACAGAAAGAATTGGCTGAAAAAGCTCCATTACATGAAGTTGTTTTAGATATGGTTATTAAACACTTACCAAGCCCACCAGAGGCTCAGAAGTATAGAATTCCACACCTATGGAAAGGAGACTTAAATTCAGATGTTGGTAAGGCAATGCTTAACTGTGATCCAAATGGTCCATTAGCAGGGGTAATTACCAAAATTATCGTAGATAAACACGCAGGGGCTGTTTCTGTTTGTAGATTATTCAGTGGTAGAGTCAGACAGGGAGACGAAGTATATATGGTAAATAGCCAGCAAAAAGCAAAGATTCAGCAAGTTTCTGTCTTCATGGGTCCAGAGAGAATTCCAGTTGAAAGTATATCAGCAGGAAACATCTGTGCATTAGTTGGTTTAAAGGAGGCATCAGCAGGAGAAACAATCTGTTCTCCAGATAAAATTATAGAGCCATTTGAAGCAATAACCCACATAAGTGAGCCAGTTATTACAGTAGCTATTGAAGCAAAGAACACAAAAGATTTACCAAAATTAATTGAAGTTTTAAGACAAGTAGCAAGGGAAGACCCAACTGTCAGAGTTGAAATTAATGAAGAAACAGGAGAACACTTATTAAGTGGAATGGGAGAGTTACACATTGAAATTATAACAAAGCTTAAAATTGAGAGAGATGCAGGAATTCCTGTTGAAGTTGGACAACCAATAGTAGTTTATAGAGAAACAGTAACAGGAAAATCACCAATAGTTGAGAGTAAATCTCCAAACAAGCATAACAAACTATACTTCGTAGTTGAGCCATTAGAGGAGGGAGTATTACAAGCATATAAAGAAGGTAAAATACCAGATGTAGATACCAAGAGAAAGTTAGATGATAAAATTGTTCAAGAGTTAATCAAGGCTGGAATGGATCCAGAAGAGGCTAAAAGAGTAATGTGCATCTATGAAGGTAATGTCTTAGTAAATATGACAAGAGGTATTGTTCATTTAGATGAAGTTAAGGAATTAATTATTCAAGGATTCAAAGAGGCTATGAGAAATGGACCATTAGCTGGTGAAAAATGTCAAGGAGTTAAAGTTAAGTTAATAGATGCAGTATTACACGAGGATGCAATTCACAGAGGTCCAGCACAAATTATTCCAGCGGCAAGATTTGGTATCAGAGATGCAATGATGCAAGCAAATCCAGTATTGTTAGAGCCAATGCAATATGTATATATTAATACCCCACAGGACTATATGGGAGCTGCAATGAGAGAAATTAGCAATAGAAGAGGACAGATATTAGATATGGAACAGGAAGGAGATATGACAATAATTAAAGCTAAGTGTCCAGTTGCAGAGATGTTTGGATTTGCAGGGGCTATTAGAGGAGCTACCCAAGGAAGATGTCTATGGAGTATAGAGTTTGCAGGATATGAGAGAGTTCCAAGAGAAATGCAAGAGCAATTAATTAGACAGATTAGAGAAAGAAAAGGTCTTAAAACAGAGTAA
- the rpsJ gene encoding 30S ribosomal protein S10 codes for MQRARIKLSSTDHVILDEICRQIKEIAEKTGVDISGPIPLPTKVLKVVTRKSPDGEGSSTFDRWTLRIHKRLIDIDADERALRHIMKIKIPDNVQIEIQFR; via the coding sequence ATGCAAAGAGCAAGAATTAAGTTATCCAGCACAGATCATGTAATTTTAGATGAAATATGTAGGCAAATAAAAGAGATTGCAGAGAAAACTGGAGTTGATATTTCAGGACCAATTCCATTACCTACAAAAGTATTAAAAGTTGTTACAAGAAAGAGTCCAGATGGAGAAGGATCATCAACTTTTGACAGATGGACTTTAAGAATCCATAAAAGATTGATTGACATTGATGCAGATGAAAGAGCTTTAAGACACATTATGAAAATAAAAATTCCTGACAATGTTCAAATAGAGATACAATTTAGATAA
- a CDS encoding DUF211 domain-containing protein, whose amino-acid sequence MNGIRRIVLDILKPHEPKITEMALQLTSLPNIDGVNITVYEIDKETENVKVTIEGNNLDFDEIQEIIERLGGTIHSIDEVVAGKKIIEEVKTPQDRH is encoded by the coding sequence TTGAACGGGATTAGGAGAATAGTATTAGATATATTAAAGCCACACGAACCGAAAATAACAGAGATGGCTTTACAATTAACATCTCTCCCTAATATAGATGGTGTAAATATTACTGTTTATGAAATAGATAAAGAAACTGAAAATGTTAAAGTAACAATTGAAGGAAATAATTTAGATTTCGATGAGATTCAAGAAATTATTGAAAGATTAGGTGGGACAATACATAGTATAGATGAAGTTGTTGCAGGTAAAAAAATTATTGAAGAAGTTAAAACTCCACAAGATAGACATTAG
- a CDS encoding 30S ribosomal protein S12, with protein sequence MSGSKSPRGEFAGRKLRLKRKWCRWHDYNYVRRVLRLKEKYDPLEGAPMAKGIVIEKVGLEAKQPNSGIRKCVRVQLIKNGRVVTAFCPGNHAINFIDEHDEVIIEGIGGPKGPRAKGDIPGVKYKVIMVGRNSLRELVRGRQEKIKR encoded by the coding sequence ATGAGTGGAAGTAAATCACCAAGAGGAGAATTTGCTGGAAGAAAGTTAAGATTAAAAAGAAAGTGGTGCAGATGGCACGATTACAATTATGTTAGAAGAGTTTTAAGGTTAAAAGAGAAGTATGATCCATTAGAAGGAGCACCAATGGCAAAAGGTATTGTTATTGAAAAGGTAGGATTAGAGGCAAAGCAGCCAAACTCCGGTATCAGAAAATGTGTAAGAGTCCAATTAATTAAAAATGGAAGAGTAGTTACTGCATTCTGTCCAGGAAATCATGCAATAAACTTCATTGATGAGCACGATGAGGTTATTATTGAAGGTATTGGTGGTCCTAAGGGGCCAAGAGCTAAAGGGGATATCCCAGGAGTTAAGTATAAAGTTATAATGGTTGGTAGAAACTCATTGAGAGAGTTAGTAAGAGGTAGACAAGAGAAAATTAAAAGATAA
- the engB gene encoding GTP-binding protein EngB: MNNFFEKYKNLKEKYEKKKKPKVIVIGRSNVGKSTFVRLITGRKDVKVGKKPGVTLKINEYDMGDYILVDMPGFGHMAGIPKKVQEKIKDEIVHYIENHADEIAAAVQIIDTKPFIEIVERWDKRGEIPIDLEMFDFITDLKISPILVANKMDKIKKEKWDEILDSICEYLKCQPPWHQWKFIVPAILKKGIGVDEIKKKINERVRLYKKLYEK; the protein is encoded by the coding sequence ATGAATAATTTTTTTGAAAAATACAAAAATTTAAAAGAAAAATATGAAAAAAAGAAAAAACCAAAAGTTATAGTTATTGGTAGAAGTAATGTAGGAAAATCGACTTTTGTTCGATTAATTACTGGTAGAAAAGATGTTAAAGTAGGAAAAAAGCCAGGAGTAACATTAAAAATTAATGAGTATGATATGGGAGATTATATATTGGTTGATATGCCTGGCTTTGGACATATGGCTGGAATTCCAAAAAAAGTTCAAGAAAAAATTAAAGATGAGATTGTTCATTACATAGAAAATCATGCTGATGAAATAGCTGCAGCAGTTCAAATAATAGATACAAAACCATTCATTGAAATAGTGGAAAGATGGGATAAAAGAGGGGAGATTCCAATTGATTTAGAGATGTTTGATTTTATAACAGATTTAAAAATAAGTCCTATTCTTGTGGCCAATAAAATGGACAAAATAAAAAAAGAAAAGTGGGATGAAATTTTAGATAGTATTTGCGAGTATTTAAAATGCCAACCTCCTTGGCATCAGTGGAAATTTATAGTTCCAGCGATATTAAAAAAAGGAATAGGTGTTGATGAAATAAAAAAGAAAATTAATGAAAGAGTAAGATTGTATAAAAAACTGTATGAAAAATAG
- a CDS encoding NusA-like transcription termination signal-binding factor gives MAKVRLTTEEIMKIGFFEKIANVPILDCILNDERVAFIVKEGDIGAAIGKGGENVKVAEEKFGKKVDIIEYSEDWRKFIRNIFAPIPLEDVWIKRVGKDVVAFIKINPKVRRAVFGEKGKNLERALNILKRHTKITQIKVIVENQKINKKFKRNFNKKRFPQSQKSLKKSNEQSSNKNISKTNTE, from the coding sequence ATGGCTAAGGTTAGATTAACTACAGAAGAAATTATGAAGATTGGATTTTTTGAAAAAATTGCTAATGTTCCAATACTTGATTGTATATTAAATGATGAAAGAGTAGCATTCATTGTAAAAGAAGGAGATATAGGAGCAGCAATTGGGAAAGGAGGAGAGAACGTTAAAGTTGCAGAAGAAAAATTTGGAAAGAAAGTTGATATAATTGAATACTCAGAAGATTGGAGAAAATTCATAAGAAATATTTTTGCTCCTATACCTTTAGAGGACGTTTGGATTAAAAGAGTAGGAAAAGATGTAGTAGCATTTATTAAAATAAATCCAAAAGTTAGAAGAGCAGTTTTTGGAGAAAAAGGTAAAAACTTAGAGAGAGCTTTAAATATTTTAAAAAGACATACTAAAATTACACAAATAAAAGTTATCGTTGAAAATCAGAAAATTAATAAAAAATTTAAAAGAAATTTTAATAAAAAAAGATTTCCTCAGTCACAGAAAAGTCTAAAAAAATCTAATGAACAATCATCAAATAAAAATATATCTAAAACTAATACTGAATAA
- the fhcD gene encoding formylmethanofuran--tetrahydromethanopterin N-formyltransferase, giving the protein MEINGVYIEDTFAEAFPIWVSRVLITASTKRWAKIAATEATGFGCSVIMCPAEAGIEKYVPPSKTPDGRPGFIIQICHPKKSELEHQMLERLGQCVLTCPTTAIFDAMGDMAEDKLKVGFKLKFFGDGYEKKDELYGRKVYRIPIMGGEFITEAKFGVKKGVAGGNFFIMADTNATALIAAEAAVNAISSVKGVITPFPGGIVASGSKVGASNPKYKFMVATTNHKMCPTLKNVVEDSEIPEDVNGVYEIVIDGIDEESVKEAMKQGILAATRVSGVKKITAGNYGGKLGKYQIKLHELFE; this is encoded by the coding sequence ATGGAAATAAATGGAGTATATATTGAAGATACTTTTGCAGAAGCATTTCCAATATGGGTATCAAGAGTTTTAATAACAGCATCTACTAAAAGATGGGCAAAAATTGCCGCTACAGAAGCTACTGGTTTTGGATGTTCAGTTATTATGTGTCCAGCAGAAGCTGGAATTGAAAAATATGTTCCTCCATCAAAAACTCCAGATGGAAGACCAGGCTTTATAATACAAATCTGCCATCCTAAAAAATCAGAATTAGAACATCAAATGTTAGAAAGATTAGGACAGTGTGTTTTAACATGCCCAACAACAGCTATTTTTGATGCTATGGGTGACATGGCAGAGGATAAATTAAAAGTAGGATTTAAATTAAAGTTTTTCGGAGATGGTTATGAGAAGAAGGATGAATTGTATGGTAGAAAAGTATATAGAATACCAATTATGGGAGGGGAATTTATAACAGAAGCAAAATTTGGAGTTAAAAAAGGTGTGGCTGGAGGAAACTTCTTTATAATGGCTGACACTAACGCTACTGCTTTAATAGCAGCTGAGGCAGCAGTAAATGCTATTTCGTCAGTAAAGGGAGTTATAACTCCATTCCCCGGAGGAATTGTTGCATCAGGAAGTAAAGTAGGAGCAAGTAATCCAAAATATAAATTTATGGTTGCTACAACAAATCATAAAATGTGTCCAACATTAAAAAATGTTGTAGAAGATTCAGAAATTCCTGAAGATGTAAATGGAGTTTATGAAATAGTAATTGATGGTATTGATGAAGAATCAGTAAAAGAGGCTATGAAACAAGGTATATTAGCAGCTACAAGAGTTTCAGGAGTTAAAAAAATTACTGCTGGAAACTATGGAGGTAAATTAGGAAAATACCAAATAAAATTACATGAATTATTTGAGTAA
- a CDS encoding DNA-directed RNA polymerase subunit A'', giving the protein MDMEVLKQKIESLDLPKSVKDELFEKLSKEDLDDQIIEEIIEEVVKEYKKALIEPYEAVGIVAAQSIGEPGTQMSLPYEEKIIIKDGEFIKAVEIGKLVDKMIEKFGFEKVGNSEVCDLPIEIYALSLDQDEKVHWKRIISCIRHKNNGKLIKIKTRSGREITATPYHSFVVRRDNKIVPIKGSDLKIGDRIPVVKYIPANCIETICVSEYILNNNSLDIPKELPLTYDFGYFIGTYLAKGSVYDGFIKISSINEKILENIKIFLDKFSLKYEINDKDIKIYSQALIKLLLNFGYNYKKIPDFVFGANKEFVKGLLRGYFDVNSIIDNKELKIFSNSKELLDGLAVLLSRFGVFTIKNRIKENYALTVPCEYLKIFVDKIGTIQKSAKLKDIITKTKKYKSIDIIPSFGNALSKLGEKVEFPKIILRRYEKRQEIERNTLQRYLNRMKKLGLKNGLDISTLKEYWLLKKSVDSDVIWDEIVKIEEVDYDKEYVYDISVEGLETFTTFDCIITHNTMRTFHYAGVAELNVTLGLPRMIEIVDARKEPSTPIMTIYLKEEYKNNREKAEEIAKEIESITLEGIADSISIDLWTQSIKVELDENKLAERNLTLDDVIEAIRKKLKVKIDVEGSTLYLKVKTPSIKSLRKRLPKVKNIQLKGIPGIERVLVKKEGDEYVLYTQGSNLREVFKIEGVDTSRTITNNIIEIQEVLGIEAARNAIINEMKNTLEQQGLEVDIRHLMIVADIMTADGVVKPIGRHGVAGEKGSVLARAAFEETVKHLYSAAEKGEVDKLKGVIENVIVGKPIYIGTGCVELEIDRDYEEGKYKNNESNEE; this is encoded by the coding sequence ATGGACATGGAAGTTTTAAAACAAAAAATTGAAAGTTTAGACTTACCAAAGTCAGTAAAAGATGAGTTATTTGAAAAGTTATCTAAGGAAGATTTAGACGATCAAATTATAGAGGAAATCATTGAGGAAGTCGTTAAAGAATATAAAAAGGCTTTGATAGAACCTTATGAAGCTGTTGGAATTGTTGCCGCTCAATCTATTGGTGAGCCAGGAACTCAGATGTCTTTGCCATATGAAGAGAAGATTATAATAAAAGATGGGGAATTTATAAAGGCCGTTGAAATTGGTAAATTAGTAGATAAAATGATTGAAAAATTTGGATTTGAGAAAGTTGGAAATAGTGAGGTTTGCGATTTACCAATTGAGATTTATGCTTTAAGTTTAGATCAAGATGAAAAAGTGCATTGGAAGAGAATTATAAGCTGTATTAGACATAAAAATAATGGAAAATTAATTAAAATAAAAACAAGATCTGGAAGAGAGATTACAGCAACTCCTTACCATTCATTTGTTGTAAGAAGAGATAATAAAATAGTCCCAATTAAAGGATCTGACTTAAAGATTGGAGATAGAATTCCAGTAGTTAAATATATCCCCGCTAACTGTATTGAAACAATATGTGTTTCTGAATACATTTTAAATAATAATAGTTTAGACATTCCAAAAGAATTACCATTAACTTACGACTTTGGATACTTTATAGGAACTTATTTAGCAAAAGGTTCAGTATATGATGGATTTATTAAAATATCTTCCATTAACGAGAAAATTTTAGAAAATATAAAAATATTCTTAGATAAATTTAGTTTAAAGTATGAAATAAACGATAAAGATATTAAAATATATTCACAAGCATTAATAAAGTTATTATTAAACTTTGGATATAACTACAAAAAAATTCCTGACTTTGTATTTGGAGCAAATAAAGAATTTGTTAAAGGATTACTTAGAGGATACTTTGATGTAAATAGTATCATCGATAATAAGGAATTAAAGATATTCTCAAATTCAAAAGAATTGTTGGATGGATTAGCAGTATTGTTATCAAGATTTGGAGTATTTACAATAAAAAATAGAATAAAAGAAAATTATGCATTAACAGTTCCATGTGAATATTTAAAAATATTTGTTGATAAGATAGGAACAATTCAAAAAAGTGCAAAATTAAAAGATATAATAACTAAAACTAAAAAATACAAATCAATAGACATTATTCCATCATTCGGAAATGCTTTAAGTAAATTAGGAGAAAAAGTAGAATTTCCAAAAATAATATTAAGAAGATATGAAAAGAGGCAAGAAATTGAAAGAAACACTTTACAAAGATACTTAAATAGAATGAAGAAATTAGGATTAAAGAATGGATTGGATATTTCAACGTTAAAGGAGTATTGGTTATTGAAGAAATCTGTTGATAGTGATGTAATTTGGGATGAGATAGTTAAAATTGAAGAAGTAGATTATGATAAAGAATATGTTTATGACATAAGCGTTGAGGGATTAGAAACATTTACGACATTTGATTGTATAATAACTCACAACACTATGAGAACATTCCACTACGCAGGGGTTGCAGAACTTAACGTTACATTAGGTTTGCCAAGAATGATTGAAATTGTAGATGCGAGAAAAGAGCCTTCAACTCCAATAATGACAATCTATCTAAAAGAGGAGTATAAGAATAATAGAGAAAAAGCGGAAGAGATCGCAAAAGAGATTGAAAGTATAACCTTAGAAGGAATTGCCGATAGTATAAGTATAGATTTATGGACTCAATCTATAAAAGTTGAATTAGACGAAAATAAATTAGCAGAGAGAAATTTAACTTTAGATGATGTTATTGAGGCAATTAGGAAAAAATTAAAAGTAAAGATTGATGTTGAAGGATCTACATTATATTTAAAGGTAAAAACTCCTTCAATAAAATCTCTTAGAAAGAGATTACCAAAAGTTAAAAATATTCAATTAAAAGGAATCCCAGGAATTGAAAGAGTTTTAGTTAAAAAAGAAGGGGATGAATATGTTTTATATACACAGGGTTCAAATTTAAGAGAAGTATTTAAGATTGAAGGAGTAGATACGAGTAGAACTATTACTAATAATATAATTGAAATCCAAGAAGTGTTAGGTATTGAAGCAGCAAGAAATGCGATAATTAACGAAATGAAAAATACATTAGAACAACAAGGGTTAGAAGTTGATATAAGACATTTAATGATAGTGGCTGACATTATGACTGCTGATGGTGTTGTTAAACCAATAGGTAGGCATGGAGTTGCTGGAGAAAAAGGTTCTGTTCTTGCAAGGGCGGCATTCGAGGAGACAGTCAAACATCTATATTCTGCCGCAGAGAAGGGAGAAGTTGATAAATTAAAAGGAGTTATTGAAAATGTTATAGTAGGAAAACCAATATATATTGGAACTGGATGTGTAGAATTAGAGATTGATAGAGATTATGAAGAGGGTAAGTATAAAAATAATGAAAGTAATGAGGAGTAA
- a CDS encoding 50S ribosomal protein L30e — protein sequence MRRRENMDVNRAIRLAVDTGKVILGSRRTIKFIKHGEGKLVVIAGNIPKDLEEDVKYYAKLSNIPVYQHKITSLELGAVCGKPFPVAALLVLDEGLSNIMELVEKKEGGE from the coding sequence ATGAGAAGGAGGGAAAATATGGATGTAAATAGAGCAATTAGACTTGCAGTAGATACTGGTAAAGTAATTTTAGGTTCAAGAAGAACAATAAAATTTATTAAACACGGTGAAGGTAAGTTAGTTGTTATAGCTGGAAACATTCCTAAGGATTTAGAGGAAGATGTAAAATATTATGCTAAATTATCAAACATTCCTGTCTATCAACATAAAATAACATCATTAGAATTGGGGGCTGTATGTGGAAAACCTTTCCCAGTTGCTGCTCTTTTAGTTCTTGATGAAGGATTATCAAACATTATGGAGCTTGTAGAGAAAAAAGAAGGTGGTGAATAA
- the tuf gene encoding translation elongation factor EF-1 subunit alpha, with amino-acid sequence MAKQKPVLNVAFIGHVDAGKSTTVGRLLYDSGAIDPQLLEKLRREAQERGKAGFEFAYVMDNLKEERERGVTIDVAHKKFETKKYEITIVDCPGHRDFIKNMITGASQADAAVLVVDVNDAKTGIQPQTREHMFLARTLGIKQIVVAINKMDTVNYSQEEYEKMKKMLSEQLLRVLGYNPDQIDFIPTAALKGDNIVKRSENMPWYKGPTLVEALDKFQPPEKPVNLPLRIPIQDVYSITGVGTVPVGRVETGILRPGDKVVFEPAGVQGEVKSIEMHHEPIQQAEPGDNIGFNVRGVSKKDIKRGDVCGHPDNPPTVAEEFTAQIVVLQHPTAITVGYTPVFHAHTAQVACTFVELLKKLDPRTGQVIEENPQFLKTGDAAVVRIKPTKPMVIENVREIPQLGRFAIRDMGMTIAAGMAIDVKPKNK; translated from the coding sequence ATGGCAAAGCAAAAACCAGTATTAAATGTAGCATTTATTGGACACGTTGATGCAGGTAAGTCAACAACTGTTGGAAGATTATTATACGACAGTGGAGCAATTGATCCACAGTTATTAGAAAAATTAAGAAGAGAAGCTCAAGAAAGAGGTAAGGCAGGATTCGAGTTTGCTTATGTTATGGACAACTTAAAAGAAGAAAGAGAAAGAGGAGTTACAATTGATGTAGCTCACAAAAAATTCGAAACTAAAAAATATGAAATTACAATCGTTGATTGTCCAGGTCACAGAGACTTCATTAAAAACATGATTACAGGAGCTTCACAAGCTGATGCAGCAGTTTTAGTCGTTGATGTTAACGATGCTAAAACTGGAATTCAACCACAAACAAGAGAACACATGTTTTTAGCAAGAACATTAGGTATAAAACAAATTGTAGTTGCAATTAACAAAATGGATACAGTTAATTACAGTCAAGAAGAATACGAAAAAATGAAAAAAATGTTATCAGAGCAATTATTAAGAGTATTAGGATATAATCCAGATCAAATTGACTTTATTCCAACAGCAGCCTTAAAAGGAGACAACATTGTTAAGAGATCAGAAAACATGCCATGGTATAAAGGGCCTACATTAGTTGAGGCATTAGATAAGTTCCAACCACCAGAAAAACCTGTCAACTTACCATTAAGAATTCCAATTCAAGATGTCTATTCAATTACAGGAGTAGGAACTGTTCCAGTTGGAAGAGTAGAAACTGGTATTTTAAGACCAGGAGATAAAGTTGTATTCGAACCAGCTGGTGTCCAAGGAGAAGTTAAGTCTATTGAAATGCACCACGAGCCAATTCAGCAAGCAGAGCCTGGAGATAACATTGGATTTAACGTTAGAGGAGTTAGTAAGAAAGACATCAAAAGAGGAGACGTTTGCGGACATCCAGACAATCCGCCAACAGTTGCAGAGGAATTCACAGCTCAAATCGTTGTCTTACAACACCCAACTGCAATTACTGTTGGTTACACACCTGTCTTCCACGCACACACAGCACAAGTTGCATGTACATTCGTTGAGTTATTGAAGAAATTAGACCCAAGAACTGGACAAGTTATTGAAGAAAATCCACAGTTCTTAAAGACAGGTGATGCAGCAGTTGTTAGAATTAAACCAACAAAACCAATGGTTATTGAAAATGTCAGAGAAATTCCACAGTTAGGAAGATTCGCTATTAGAGATATGGGAATGACAATCGCTGCTGGTATGGCAATTGATGTTAAACCTAAGAACAAATAA
- the rpsG gene encoding 30S ribosomal protein S7, protein MELDEIKIFGKWSTKDVVVRDPGLRNYINLTPIYVPHTAGRYTKRQFEKAKMNIVERLVNKVMRREENTGKKLKALKIVEEAFEIIEKRTKQNPIQVLVDAIENAGPREDTTRISYGGIVYLQSVDCSSLRRIDVALRNIALGAYMAAHKSKKPIEEALAEEIIAAARGDIQKSYAVRKKEETERVAQSAR, encoded by the coding sequence TTGGAACTCGATGAAATTAAGATATTTGGAAAGTGGAGTACTAAAGATGTTGTAGTTAGAGACCCTGGTTTAAGAAACTATATAAATTTAACACCAATCTATGTTCCACATACTGCTGGAAGATACACAAAAAGACAGTTTGAAAAAGCAAAGATGAATATTGTTGAAAGATTGGTAAATAAAGTTATGAGAAGAGAAGAAAACACTGGTAAAAAATTAAAAGCCTTAAAAATTGTTGAGGAAGCATTTGAAATTATTGAAAAAAGAACTAAACAAAATCCAATTCAAGTTTTAGTTGATGCCATAGAAAATGCTGGTCCAAGAGAAGATACTACAAGAATTTCCTATGGAGGTATTGTATATTTACAGTCAGTTGATTGTTCCTCATTAAGAAGAATTGATGTTGCTTTAAGAAACATTGCATTAGGGGCATATATGGCTGCTCATAAAAGTAAAAAACCTATTGAAGAAGCTTTAGCTGAAGAAATTATTGCAGCAGCAAGAGGAGATATTCAGAAAAGTTATGCAGTTAGAAAGAAAGAAGAAACAGAGAGAGTTGCTCAATCTGCAAGATAA